One region of Armigeres subalbatus isolate Guangzhou_Male chromosome 3, GZ_Asu_2, whole genome shotgun sequence genomic DNA includes:
- the LOC134222533 gene encoding uncharacterized protein LOC134222533 translates to MKEVQSAVLSGCYIPHHAVYKATSSTTKTRVVYDASAKTTSDILFNDAVSVGPTVQSDLLTIILRFCKHKVVLTADIPKMYRQIRMFPENCRFQRILWWNVNGEERTFELQTVTYGVASSPHHATRVLLQLAKDAGQEFPIAADIIENNSYIDDFLTGGESIEDVVTIYHQLSALLAKGGFGVHKFCSNSAEVLDAIPEHLHEKQVNFQETGVNNTIKALGLIWNLTDDYFGFHVNQSEYRMSITKRAVLSDIGRLFDPLGFLGPTITVAKLLMQDLWRLGLDWDEILPEELLQNWRRFQEQLSYVNQIRKRRLVVPAGSARVELHGFSDASLRAYGAVLYIRTIAKDGTVTVGLVASKSRVAPLKSLTLLVELADKIVSSMNVQFDEVKYWCDSQIVLCWLKKPPTALNVFVANRVAAILEMTNVNQWHYVRSECNPADIISRGEHPEGLLKNSLWWTGSPWLSQPLVDTIVPDPLDESAIPELKQVSVLTATSARSKVQLNRVSHYRKLIRAWVYVRRFITPRRSQLLSTPITADEMFVAERTILRILQEEVFGDLLRILQHTPLKRGLLAIVRECYWPLRVKTQIKKIIASCQLCVKHRPVLGSQLMGNLPESRVNPAPVFSKVGVDYAGPFLLRLSQRSPKTCKAYVLVFICMAVKSIHMELVSSLTTEHFIAALHRFASRRGLPSDVFSDNGTSFVGANHELAALRQLFEDELHQRKLAEFCSVKGIRWHFIPPRSPHFGGVWEAGVKSMKFHFKRVIGETRLTYEEMITFLAQTEAILNSRPLCPLSDDPNDTAILTPSHFLIGRSAMALPQPSYTNENEGRLSRCEHLQQMMQHLWGRWSSEYLHHLQTRQKWHTGNVKNYRIGALVLLLDENLPPQHWRRGRIIATHPGRDGAVRVVTVKTGSGEFKRSVTKIAVLPSVESADFDLFAHPRINCKIDT, encoded by the coding sequence ATGAAGGAAGTGCAAAGCGCAGTTTTGAGTGGATGCTACATTCCACATCACGCAGTCTACAAGGCGACCAGTTCGACTACGAAAACCCGCGTTGTCTATGACGCGTCAGCGAAAACAACATCAGATATTTTGTTCAACGATGCAGTTTCAGTGGGTCCTACTGTACAGAGTGACCTGCTGACGATAATATTGCGTTTCTGTAAACACAAGGTGGTTCTGACGGCGGACATCCCCAAGATGTACCGCCAGATTCGAATGTTTCCAGAAAACTGTCGcttccaaagaattttgtgGTGGAACGTCAATGGAGAAGAAAGAACTTTTGAGCTTCAAACGGTGACGTATGGGGTCGCAAGCTCACCTCATCACGCCACACGAGTACTCCTGCAGTTGGCGAAGGACGCAGGACAAGAATTCCCTATAGCTGCGGACATTATAGAGAATAACAGCTATATTGATGACTTCCTTACGGGAGGAGAGTCCATCGAAGATGTTGTCACCATTTATCATCAGCTTTCAGCATTACTAGCGAAGGGTGGATTCGGAGTCCATAAATTCTGTTCTAATAGCGCTGAAGTACTTGACGCGATTCCGGAACACCTACATGAGAAACAAGTTAACTTCCAAGAAACTGGTGTAAACAATACCATCAAGGCATTGGGGCTCATCTGGAATCTAACGGATGATTATTTCGGATTTCACGTTAACCAATCAGAATATAGGATGTCGATAACGAAGCGAGCTGTTTTGTCGGACATTGGACGTTTGTTCGACCCACTTGGGTTTCTTGGTCCCACCATCACTGTGGCCAAGTTGCTCATGCAAGATTTATGGCGTCTGGGTTTAGACTGGGATGAAATACTGCCTGAAGAGTTGTTGCAGAATTGGAGAAGATTCCAGGAACAGCTATCGTATGTCAACCAGATTCGTAAGCGGCGTCTAGTGGTACCAGCAGGTTCAGCAAGAGTCGAATTACACGGCTTCTCAGATGCATCATTGCGTGCGTATGGAGCGGTGCTGTATATTAGGACTATCGCCAAGGATGGAACGGTCACCGTTGGCCTAGTCGCAAGTAAATCACGGGTAGCGCCCTTGAAATCGTTAACGCTACTTGTGGAACTGGCAGACAAAATAGTATCATCGATGAATGTTCAGTTCGATGAGGTGAAATATTGGTGTGATTCCCAGATTGTTTTATGTTGGCTTAAAAAACCTCCGACAGCATTGAACGTATTTGTTGCCAACCGTGTGGCAGCGATTTTAGAAATGACGAATGTCAACCAATGGCATTATGTGCGGTCGGAATGCAACCCAGCCGATATTATATCCAGAGGGGAGCATCCGGAGggtttgttgaaaaacagtCTTTGGTGGACCGGATCACCATGGCTGTCACAACCGCTTGTAGACACAATCGTTCCTGACCCACTGGACGAATCAGCTATACCGGAGCTAAAGCAAGTAAGCGTTTTAACAGCTACTAGTGCCCGATCCAAAGTGCAACTCAATAGGGTAAGCCACTACCGCAAATTGATACGAGCTTGGGTATATGTCCGGCGATTTATAACTCCAAGACGCAGTCAACTATTGAGCACACCGATAACAGCAGATGAAATGTTTGTTGCCGAGAGAACAATTCTACGTATCCTGCAGGAGGAGGTATTTGGCGATCTTCTGCGCATCCTTCAACACACGCCTCTCAAACGCGGATTGTTAGCTATCGTACGTGAATGTTATTGGCCGCTGCGTGTCAAAACGCAAATTAAGAAGATCATAGCATCGTGTCAACTTTGTGTCAAACATCGTCCTGTCCTGGGCAGTCAACTCATGGGAAATCTACCCGAATCACGCGTCAATCCGGCGCCTGTATTTTCTAAGGTGGGTGTTGACTATGCGGGACCCTTTTTGCTGAGACTAAGCCAAAGAAGTCCGAAGACATGCAAGGCATACGTACTGGTTTTTATCTGTATGGCAGTTAAGTCAATTCACATGGAGTTGGTATCAAGCTTGACAACTGAACACTTCATCGCAGCCCTACATCGTTTTGCCAGCCGCCGTGGATTGCCCAGTGATGTGTTTTCGGACAACGGTACATCGTTCGTGGGAGCGAACCACGAATTAGCAGCTCTACGACAACTTTTCGAAGACGAATTACATCAGCGGAAGCTGGCCGAGTTTTGCTCAGTGAAGGGTATACGTTGGCATTTCATTCCCCCACGAAGTCCACACTTTGGGGGAGTGTGGGAAGCCGGTGTAAAATCTATGAAGTTTCACTTCAAACGAGTTATCGGCGAAACACGACTAACGTACGAGGAAATGATTACGTTCTTGGCACAAACTGAGGCAATATTAAATTCTCGTCCATTGTGCCCGCTTTCGGACGACCCGAATGATACTGCAATTTTAACGCCATCCCATTTTCTCATCGGCCGGTCAGCGATGGCACTTCCTCAGCCCTCTTATACCAACGAAAACGAAGGAAGACTCAGCAGATGCGAACATCTTCAGCAGATGATGCAACACTTGTGGGGAAGATGGTCATCCGAGTACCTTCACCATCTCCAGACAAGACAGAAATGGCACACCGGGAACGTCAAAAACTACAGAATCGGTGCTTTGGTGTTGCTTCTAGACGAAAATCTACCACCTCAACATTGGCGTCGCGGTCGCATCATTGCGACTCATCCAGGACGAGATGGAGCAGTTAGAGTGGTCACCGTCAAGACTGGATCCGGGGAGTTCAAGCGATCGGTGACAAAGATCGCTGTGTTGCCTTCGGTTGAGTCTGCCGATTTTGACTTGTTTGCACACCCGAGAATTAACTGCAAAATAGAcacataa